In the genome of Primulina eburnea isolate SZY01 chromosome 13, ASM2296580v1, whole genome shotgun sequence, the window tcaattttttttcctattattaatttattattttattattgctTTATTGTTGAAGATTAATGGCGGAAAAAGAAAAACAACCGGAGTTAGAATTTAAGCCAAAGTCTAATGATATTGTTTGGGAATATGGAGTGTTGTGTAATAAAGAGAAAAGGGATTGGATCACATGCAAGTTGTGTAAGAGGCTTATTAAAGGAAGAGTTTATAGGATGAAGATTGAATGATCTTGTATATGTCAAATTCAATGCTAATCTTATGAAGAAGAAGAGTAAAAGAGAAATGGGTGGAGATTTGCTTCTATCCTCTCAAGCTAGTGAAGCTCAAGGTTGGCTTGTCGATGACGGTGATGAAGATGAGGTCGAGCCGGGTTCAGGACTTACTTGGAGAATGGTAGCGGAGGCCTCGGGAGCGGTTGAAGTGCTACATCCAAGGAGGAGTGCAAGGAACATCCCCATTAGAGAACTTGACGAAGATTTACATACATCGGAGGAGGAGAATGAAGAAAATGTTGATTTTGAGTCCGATGATGAGAGGATCATGGATGTAGTAGATGGTGCATatgtagatgatttggaagattAGTTATATTTAGTCTACTATTTGTTCTAATGATGGATAATTGATTGAAACTTAGTTTTTTGGTAAATGatctttattaattaatatgatgatgaatatgatgattgaaacttagttttttggataattaatatgatgatgaatctttattaattgcacattatctaaatgatattatattttgtgttTAAACATTATTTAGTTGCACATTTACATGtaaatgattatattgcatgattacctataaaaaaaacacttaaaaaaattcaaccgcCTAGGCACCGCCTGGGCACCGCCGAGGCGGCCGAGGCGGTAGGCGGTCACCGACCGCCCCGCCGCCGCCTCCCGCCATTTACAAccttgattgatacaggtgaaGTTTCACAAATGCTTTCTGATCCACAATATGAATCATGAGAATAATGTCCACCATACTGAGGGTTCTCTCTTACTTGTTCATCGTCATCTGATATATAGAGGATATCACTTTTTTCTAAATCCTCCATGTATGCGTTAGAAAAATCTCGATCAAATGCATACTCAGGTAGAATGTTCCATACAACTTCTTTTGCTTGAGCACTGACAATTAATACATATTCTACCTCCTTTTGTATTTCCTCCTCCACTAACTCTTTGGTATGAATAACTGAAGAGGGCGATCTTCTGAGACGTGGACGTCGAGATCTATTATTGATGATAATGTCAAGAGTTTCCAGTAAACAATTTGGGACCTTGTCCATATCGCTGCACTCAAAAAGATATTCAGTCAATAAATTCCTTACAGCCCTGCGTAAACTTCTGATCGACATCTCAACATTAGGAGAGAGTAAAACATTCACTCTTCTCACTTCTATCAAGCTTACTCTCTTCGGATCATTTATGAAGAAAATTGCCCTTGCTATGTCAATTTGTAATGCTTCGATTTCTGGTGAAAATTTCCTAAATTCTATTGCAGCAGGCTGGTTAAGCATCAGCTTTAACGTCAAGCCAGCAACTCCCAAAGCCCCAGCTAATGATTCTGCAGGCTCATTACCATTACTAAGATCCAATAGCATCTTCATGCACTTTTTCCTAATTATATTGATTAAACCATCACGGCTCCATCCAGATTTTGGTGACTGCAGGGTTGGGATGTATCCCCTAACTCCTCTCACCTTCCTATGCATAGCGCTTAACGCTCTAAAAGGGAAGTCCTCAAGCCCATCCAGTATCTTGATACCTGCAGCGCAATAAGCTTCAGAAGGAGTTGGACAAACCGCCTGATACCCACGAAAAATTGTCATATCTTTCAGTAGTTGAAAAATATGTTTCAATCTTGTTTTGGAAATGTCACTCTTATCAGCAAGAACTTCAGGAAGAAACTCTCTAATTAACTTCTTCATACACGAATTGGTTTTTTCGTATTTAACTAATCCCCCCGTGAGTATCTCAACGAAAGAATACAATCCTTTGTTTGTCATGTCATCAAGAAGGAAGAATACATCTTTGAGATCATCGTGGGAATTAAAAATTTGTAAATCCTCTAGAACACCATGGTTTTCCATTTTGCAGTTATATGCATTATATCCCCTTTCTACGCAACTTCTTATGTCATCATAGTTCATCTGGAATGAAACATCAAATTTCCAGAACATCAGACAAAATAACCTCCATATGCAGAATGTAAATTCACGCATGTGTTCAAAGTATGCAATTAAACCACTACACGAAGCATGTGATAAAAGGATCAAAAGAATGTGACCAGTCCAATTctcttaaaaaataataagataTTTCAAGTGTTATAACACAGTATAGTAAGAAAACTCACAT includes:
- the LOC140810261 gene encoding uncharacterized protein; this encodes MEENFEGLTERGWHKEDFKALTSQLKERESLLRLKRRCLMGLSLSKREQERAEELLPPNDKILPESLVREDDMNYDDIRSCVERGYNAYNCKMENHGVLEDLQIFNSHDDLKDVFFLLDDMTNKGLYSFVEILTGGLVKYEKTNSCMKKLIREFLPEVLADKSDISKTRLKHIFQLLKDMTIFRGYQAVCPTPSEAYCAAGIKILDGLEDFPFRALSAMHRKVRGVRGYIPTLQSPKSGWSRDGLINIIRKKCMKMLLDLSNGNEPAESLAGALGVAGLTLKLMLNQPAAIEFRKFSPEIEALQIDIARAIFFINDPKRVSLIEVRRVNVLLSPNVEMSIRSLRRAVRNLLTEYLFECSDMDKVPNCLLETLDIIINNRSRRPRLRRSPSSVIHTKELVEEEIQKEVEYVLIVSAQAKEVVWNILPEYAFDRDFSNAYMEDLEKSDILYISDDDEQVRENPQYGGHYSHDSYCGSESICETSPVSIKVVNGGRRRRGGRTLVSMAKSNFFSPLLSSSSKLDVPLMSFHTTEMDPDKNHSFVHSAKCGDSKVLDCSFTDTKHHLPGCFGECGLAYPDPLKATIKKKLFSLSNSPDTSHNEISGGKTTKFSFSTSKLEFSDAPVEQKIPFPEQSRSVNQYLEVQEACDAVSMVSYQFIGHMLDELAKMEGLELHQCDRLYLQSNASVLKDSEDSPHTSLAAKFSRMWKDALER